DNA sequence from the Cohnella herbarum genome:
CCGCTAAGGGTTCTGTATTTCTTCGACGAGGAAATGCTGGAGCTGCCGTTCATGAGACTGCTTCTGCAGCCGCTCGTCGAGAATGCGATTCAGCATAGTATCCGGGATAATTTCGAGAAAGGTAAAGTCATCATGTCCGGTTACGTGGAAGATCAGGATCTCGTTATCGAAATTACGGATAATGGCAAAGGGATTCCGGAGTCGGTTCTGACGCAGTTGGATGCCGAGGATACCGGAGGAAGAGGCAAACGTCGCCAAGGCGTCGGATTGCGTAACGTCAATGAGCGCTTGAAACTCTACTTCGGGAACAACTACAAGTTGCTCATCGAAACCGGCGAGAGCATGGGGACGAAGATCACGATCCGTCACCCGATTCTGGATTCGCTCGGGGAAGCGGATACGGATGGTGATGAGAGAGCGAGGCAAATCCTCTAGCCCGGCTGGGCCGGGTTACAGCGGGGAAATGCAGCGTATGGGCGAATTAGCCCGGGTGGACCGGGTTACAGCGAGGAAAAACAGCGCGGAAGCAATGAAATCGTAACGAGGCTGCCCAAGATGACATAGGGGCAGCCTCGTTTTTATTAGTTGCGCAGTCCGACGGTTACGATTTGATAGGGGCCTACAGGGAATTGTCCGTTAACCGCATCGTGGCTATTGTCTTCGAGAATGTTGCTAACGTACGCTTGACCGTCCCGCGCCGTAACTAGCCTGACTTCGCTTGGCGCCCCGTTCGCGTTGTACCATCGCGCCATCCAGTCTCCTCGTTGCTCGTTCGTCTTGAGGTTGGAGAACAAAATGCCTTCCCCTTCCCAACGAAGGAACTCGAACCGCGGCGGGACAGTTCCGGCATGCAAGCCGGTCTGGCAAACCGTCAACGGCACAGGAAAACGGTGCGCTTCCCGGTAGGCATCGATTCGATCGCTCCCGCCGTGAGGTAGGATCATCCACTCGGCGGAGTGGTTGCCGAGGCATTGCGCTTCCGGCGTCTCGAAGACGCCCCAATCGCCAAGCTCACCGACGGATCGCAGAAGGGTGACCGCCAGCGTGCTCCTTCCGTCGAGCAGCGTCTCATACTCGTTCAAGCCTTTGCCGGCGACGGTCAGCCCGCGCTGGGAATCGTGAGCATCGACGAACGCTTGCATATGCTGGCAGTTGCTCGGATTTTGCCACTCCCGGGACGGGGTGTTCTGTCGCTCGGCTACCTCGAAGATAGAGTCGGCGAAATGGGTCGAAGATCGGACGTCGGTTGGATAGAGCGCCCGCAGGCGGTGATCCTTGGCCGGATTGTCGTAAGATACGCTAACTTGGACGCCTTTGCCTAACCGCTCCAAGCTCACTCTCGTTGTCAGAACGAGGGGCACCCGCTTAACCGAGCGACCCGATTTCCGATCGAGGATCGAAACCATCGTCCGAACCTCTTGATCCAACCTTTCATCCGCGGATACGGGAATACTCATCTCCTGTACGATCTCGATCGTTGCCCGGTAAGGGGCATCTTCGACGACGCGAATCCGAGCGTTGCCGCCCTTCGTCGTAATGGGAACGTCGCCGTCCGGTTGTCTGAAAATATACTCGTTGCCAACGTCGCCCGCATCCTCGTAGTGCCCCAGATCCAAGAACGTTTGACCGCTCCTCTTATCTAGCAACGTCATACCGCCATCCGCTTCGATCGATAAACGCAAATTGGCGTTCTCCAATGTCGCTTCTCCCGTGACGAGAGAAGCGACTCCCGAACTTCCCGTAGCTTGCTCCTCGCCAATAGCCGAAATCCAAGCAAATACCAAGTGTCCCATTGCCGGCATGATTCCCGTCTCGAAAGTCAGCCGTACGAATCTTGCCATATAAGGCTGCCTGAATTTATCGTCGGGCAGGTCATACCCGAACTTCACTCCTAAATCCTCGGAAGCGAAATCTACGGGCTCTCCCCGATGATTAATCAACGATCCGTCCGCGGTCGTTCTTTGGCGGACTTCCTCCGCGACTCGAACCGGGTTCTCGCTTTGCTTGAAGTATCTCCTACTTAACTCGACATCGAAACTCGTAACCGAGGAGCCTTTGTAACCGCTCGTGTTATACGCGACGAACGGCGCGGCGGCGCTTCCATAAACTTCGAAGCCGCTTGTATCGACTCGTTCGCTTAAGTGTCGCGCGCTTTCCCGAATGATCGCTTTCGCGACTTCGGTACTCTTAGCGAACCGGGTTTCCATCTCGCGATACACCTCGTCGACGCTGCAACCGCAGATGCTGTCGTGAGGGTGGTTCTGCATTAATGTTTTCCAAGAATAGTTGAACAGAGCATGAGGGTAGGGCTTGCCTTCGACAAGCGCGAGAGAAGCGAGCGGTTCCGCCACCTTCTCCAACAGAGTCTGGTTTCGCTGGTTGAGCTGTTTAATCGGAACCCGCGCGGACGCGGTATTCACGAGGGTGAACCATCCGTCCGTTTTCTGTCCGCGGAGTTCACCGCGCGTCGTGCTAAGCTTCGGCGGCAGAGTAGCTAGGACATCGTTAATATAATCGTCGAAATTGGAATGCACGAATTCATGCTCGGGGTACAAATCCCGGGCTACCCTAAGGGCTTCGGAGAGATTGGTCTGCACGGGTTGATGATCGCAGCCGTTCATGAGCAACAAGTGAGGCGTCGACGCGTACCGCGACGCGCTCTCGATACGATGATCCCAATATTGGCGAGCTTCCGCGGGATCGACGGGGATTTCCATTCCATTGTTGTACCAGTTAGCGAACAGGATACCGAGCACTTGCGACCCGTCGGGAGACTCCCATGTGAGTTCCGAGAAAGGAGATTCAAGGCTCGAGCCTTCGCCTACTTGATTGTTAAACCCGGTCGCTTTGACCCCGCGTCCGAATACGGCATTGTGAATGCCAGCCTGCTTCAGCAGTTGCGGAGCTTGCCCCATGTTTCCGAACGAATCGGGAAAATACCCCACCTTGGATACGGGGCCGAACGCGGCTGCATCGCGGTGTCCGATCTGCAGGTTCCGGACGTTGGCTTCGCTGCTCGTCAGGAACTCATCTTGCAGCACGTACCAAGGACCGGCGGATATTTTCTCCTCCTTGCACAATCGTTGCAGCAGCTCTCTTTTTTCCGGATACACTTGCAAATAGTCTTCTAGAACGATGGTCTGGCCGTCTAAATAAAAGCTGCGGAAATCGGGATCGGTAGCAAAGGTGTCCAGCAGCGCATCCATCGTTTGTATGAGCTTTACATGGTGGGCTTCGTATGGCATATACCATTCCCTGTCCCAATGCGTATGGGAGATGACGTGGATAACCCGTTTCGGCGTGCTCATGAGATGGCCTCTTTTCTGTGAAGGAAATAGAATATACGCGGTAATTGTAAGGGAGTCCGCCCCCATTAACAATGAGAGAATAACAAACTTTACGGTGCGATCTTGGCGTCTCTATTTTCATCCCCAAATCGGATAATAATCGCTAGGGATATGATAAGAATGCCTCATACACAATTTTCCGCCGATCGTATAAAATGTGTCCGACTGCGTAACCCATGTTGCCCGGAGAGGAGGAGCTGATCCTACACCATACGATAGGGAAGCCAAGATTGTCGTGGCCAGAATAAAATCCGAGGAGGTATTGAGTTATGCAAACCCATCAACCGTTAGCAAGAAGAAACGTGATCGCCATGATCTCGCTTATCGCGGTGTTGCTGCTCTCGCAATTCTCGTTCTCGCCTTCCGTTGCTTCGGCGGCATCCGCTTTCACCCAGAACGCTGCATCGGCGTATAGCAGTCAATCCGGCATCCAATTGGAGTCCTCCAGCGAAGGCGGCCAGAACGTCGCATTCATCGACAACGGCGATTACGTCGCGTATACGAACATGGATTTCGGCAGCGGAGCGACCTCCTTCACCGCCAGAGTCGCAAGTAACGCAAGCGGGGGGAATATCGAGATCCGGTTGGACAGCATTACGGGCGCCGTCATCGGGACATGCGCCGTGACGGGTACCGGAGGCTGGCAAAATTGGACTAACACGTCCTGCAGCCTGAATGGAAGCGCAAGCGGAACGCATACCCTTTTCTTGAAATTTACGGGGGGAACCGGCAATCTATTCAACGTTCTTTGGTATAAATTCGGAGGGGGATTGTCTGCGTTCAACCAGATTGAAGCGGAAGCATTCAGCAGCCAATCGGGCACGCAGACGGAAGCATCTAGCGAGGGCGGGCAGAACATCGGGTTCATCGATAACGGAGATTATATCGCGTTTAACGGCGTCGATTTCGGTGCGGGGGCGACATCCTTTCAGGCAAGGGTCGCAAGCAACAACGCGAGCGGAGGGAATATCGAAGTCAGGCTGGATAGCTTAAACGGCACTCTAGCGGGAACCTGCGCAGTACCGGGAACGGGCGGTTGGCAGAATTGGGTCAACACCTCCTGCTCCGTGAACAACGCGACGGGAGTGCACAATCTCTTCTTGAAGTTTACGGGAGGAGCGGGCAACCTATTTAACTTGAATTGGTTTAAGTTCGGCAACGCCCCGCCCGTGACGGGCGGCGACGTCGTCGGCAAGCTGTTCGCGGGATACCAAGGCTGGTTCAACGCGGTAGGCGACGGCTCTCCCAACGGAGGCTGGATTCATTGGTCCAAGAACAGCAGCGCTCCGACGGCTAACTCTAACGTCAACTTCGAGCTGTATCCCGATATCCGGGAGTACTCGAAGCTCTATGCGACGAATCTGGCCAACTTCGGGAACGGAACCCAAGCGAAGCTGTTCTCGTCTTACGATCAGGAGACGGTCAACAAGCATTTCGAATGGATGCAGACTTACAACATAGACGGAGCCGCGTTGCAGCGTTTCGGTGCAGAAGAAAGCGATGTTCCGAACAATTGGAAGACGAACCGCGACAGCGTAGCGGTCAAGGTGAAGAACGCGGCCGAAACTTATAATCGCAAGTTTTACGTCATGTACGACATTACGGGAATGAACGCAAGCAACTGGGCGAACGCCGTCAAACACGATTGGACGACGAACATCGTGAACAACATGCACCTGACTTCGTCTACCGCATACGCCAAGCAGAACGGTAAGATTGTCGTCTGCATCTGGGGAATCGGCTTCACCGACCGTCCGGGAACGGCGGCGGAGCATGCCGATCTGATCAATTGGTTTAAGAACCAAGGGGTCTACGTAATCGGAGGGGTGCCTACGTATTGGCGGACGGGCAACAACGATTCCAAACCCGGTTTCCAGAGCGTATACGATTCGCTGGATATGCTCTCTCCTTGGTTCGTCGGAAGATTCGGCAGAAACGGGCTAAGCGACGTGGACGCGTACAAAACGAATCAGTGGACTCCGGATTTCGCGTATACGCAGCAACGGAATATCACTTACCAGCCGGTCATCTGGCCGGGATCCGCCTGGTCGAACATGACGGGCGGTCCGCGAAACGAGAATCCGAGGCTGCACGGGGACTTTATGTGGAGGCAAGCCTACAACATGAAGTCGCTGGGCATCAATACCGGGTACATCGCCATGTTCGACGAATATGATGAAGGGACGGCCATAGCCAAGATCGCCGAGAACAGCTCCATGATCCCGACCAATCAATATTTCCTAACTCTTGACGTGGACGGAGTGGCCGTATCATCGGACTTTTATCTCCGGTTAGCCAGCGACATCAACAAGATGTTCAAGGGAGAGATTCAACCGACGGTTAATCATCCTACGAGCCATCAATAACGCGAAGAGCGGCGGTTAGCGGGTTTTACCCTGCTAGCCGCTTTTTTTTCTGACTGGCAATGATGATGCCAGAGCGGATTAGCATTGCCTTGTGCAGATGGATAGACGAATAGCTAAGTAGCGAAACTATATAGACGGTACTAAACAATCCGTTAACGCCGATTCTCGCACCACTCAAAATTTAGTTGTAAAATGTACATTTAGTTTCGCCTATATTCCCCGTTTCCACCTACTAAATGTATAACCTGCACTTAGATTGCTTGATTTCGTCTGCAATCGAAATATTCACCCAAACGAGTTGTATGTTTTGCACTTAGTCAGTTGAGGAACGAAGAACTCCCCAAACTAGTTGTATGCTTTACACTTAGATGTACAAGATTTCCAGGTTTACTCTTCGGAAAACAGTTGCAATCTATATGACTGATTTCGCTTCGTTTATTGAGAATCTTTAATGCCGTCTATATATGAAACTGCGAAACAGCGAAATAGGCGGACTAGGCGGACTAGGCGGACTATGGCCTACTTTCGGCGAACTCACCTTACTTCCTTCCAACAAGGCACATTTTTGGCCTACTTTCGGAGCACGCTCCATACTTCCGTCCAACAAGGCACATTTTTGGCCTACTTTCGGCGCACTCGCCATACTTCCGCCAACTAGGTGCATTCGGCCTAGACAACAAAGAGTATCTGGCTAAGAAAGGCAAAAAGAGTGACCCGAGTAGTAACTATATGTCCGTTTATTTGTTTGCTTCGGATGATTAGAGAGACAGTAACTGGTTCCTCAAGCGTATCCCCGCCAAAGAAGACAGTCCTATACCGGAAAATTTAAGAACGTCTCATGTCGGGAATCGCCCAGACATTATAAGATAGGCTAGAAATTGGATTTCAGCGTAAGTAATCGGCGTTTAGCGGTTTAGCAACGAATAAATGAAAGCACTTCCATTCTGGTCGGATCGGCAAGGAGGTGGTAGGGAGGCCTCTGTATTTCTACGACATCGACGAGAAAGCCGGAGGTCGGGGTTGCCGCAACCAGGGTTAAGCAAGAAAGGACGAATTCGCAACACTGTCAAGCAAGGCAAGCCATGTATTTTTCAAATTAAAAGGAGTGTACAAAAATCCATGAAAAAATCGTTATTCGTACTATCCATGGTCGTCGTAATGCTAGTAAGCGGCGCTAGCCTCGCGTTCGCGGCAATCAATCCTTACGGCACGATCGCGCCGAGCGAGAACTCGGAGCTGAACAGCGATTCGGGTAAATTTTCCGACGGCAACGGGCCTCGCATCGAGGATAACGAGAACAAGAACCTTGGATACATTATCGCAGGCAACTACGCGAAATTCAGCGGCGTAGACTTCGGTGCCGACGGCGCCGCGAAAGCGAAAATCGAGCTGGCGACTCCGAACGCGGCAGGTTCCGTCGCTTTCGTGATCGACGATCCCAAAGGCGCGCCGTTCGCAACGGTCAAATACGAGCCGACGGGAGATTGGCAGAAGTATCAATGGTTCGAAGCTCCGGTTACCGGCGTGACGGGTTCGCATGATCTGTACGTTGTATTTACGGATGGCGACATCAACGTCCGGGCGATCGGGTTTGAATCCGCTGCGGGCGCTGCGAGCGGCGGGGATGGAGCAGCTCCCGCAAGCAACCCCGCAACGGGCGACAATGGCGTAACGATGTACGTACTGCTCGCTGGCGGCGCTGCCGCGGTCATGCTCCTCTCCAGAAAAAAACTCGTTAGACAGCAGTAGCTCACCGTCGAAATCATATCGAACGAATCCTGCTAATTCCATTATGACAAGAGAACGTTCCCGAAGCCGCGCCAGCGGCGGAGGGGCGTTCTTGCATGGAGCGGTGATAACTTGAGAATCGGGATTAAGATCAGGATGAACGAGCGCTCGGTTAGAACGAGCCTACTTGTAACGGGGGCGGTAGTGCTACTCTTCTCGTTATACAAGATCGGAGTCTACGCGTGGGACGGCTATGAGAACAAGAAAACGTACGAAGGTATCCGCGACGCGTATTACGAGGAGCCGATCGTGCAAGGCGCCGCCCCAAAGACGAACCCCGCAACGGATCAGGCGAAGCCGATTTCCGTCGCAGTTTCGTCTGCCGCGGCGAAAATTCCTGCGAACCTTGAGTTTAATGCCAAATTCGCGGATCTGGTCAAGCTGAACGAAGACATCGTCGGATGGGTCAAGATCGA
Encoded proteins:
- a CDS encoding carbohydrate-binding protein, with amino-acid sequence MKKSLFVLSMVVVMLVSGASLAFAAINPYGTIAPSENSELNSDSGKFSDGNGPRIEDNENKNLGYIIAGNYAKFSGVDFGADGAAKAKIELATPNAAGSVAFVIDDPKGAPFATVKYEPTGDWQKYQWFEAPVTGVTGSHDLYVVFTDGDINVRAIGFESAAGAASGGDGAAPASNPATGDNGVTMYVLLAGGAAAVMLLSRKKLVRQQ
- a CDS encoding alpha-mannosidase produces the protein MSTPKRVIHVISHTHWDREWYMPYEAHHVKLIQTMDALLDTFATDPDFRSFYLDGQTIVLEDYLQVYPEKRELLQRLCKEEKISAGPWYVLQDEFLTSSEANVRNLQIGHRDAAAFGPVSKVGYFPDSFGNMGQAPQLLKQAGIHNAVFGRGVKATGFNNQVGEGSSLESPFSELTWESPDGSQVLGILFANWYNNGMEIPVDPAEARQYWDHRIESASRYASTPHLLLMNGCDHQPVQTNLSEALRVARDLYPEHEFVHSNFDDYINDVLATLPPKLSTTRGELRGQKTDGWFTLVNTASARVPIKQLNQRNQTLLEKVAEPLASLALVEGKPYPHALFNYSWKTLMQNHPHDSICGCSVDEVYREMETRFAKSTEVAKAIIRESARHLSERVDTSGFEVYGSAAAPFVAYNTSGYKGSSVTSFDVELSRRYFKQSENPVRVAEEVRQRTTADGSLINHRGEPVDFASEDLGVKFGYDLPDDKFRQPYMARFVRLTFETGIMPAMGHLVFAWISAIGEEQATGSSGVASLVTGEATLENANLRLSIEADGGMTLLDKRSGQTFLDLGHYEDAGDVGNEYIFRQPDGDVPITTKGGNARIRVVEDAPYRATIEIVQEMSIPVSADERLDQEVRTMVSILDRKSGRSVKRVPLVLTTRVSLERLGKGVQVSVSYDNPAKDHRLRALYPTDVRSSTHFADSIFEVAERQNTPSREWQNPSNCQHMQAFVDAHDSQRGLTVAGKGLNEYETLLDGRSTLAVTLLRSVGELGDWGVFETPEAQCLGNHSAEWMILPHGGSDRIDAYREAHRFPVPLTVCQTGLHAGTVPPRFEFLRWEGEGILFSNLKTNEQRGDWMARWYNANGAPSEVRLVTARDGQAYVSNILEDNSHDAVNGQFPVGPYQIVTVGLRN
- a CDS encoding carbohydrate-binding protein is translated as MQTHQPLARRNVIAMISLIAVLLLSQFSFSPSVASAASAFTQNAASAYSSQSGIQLESSSEGGQNVAFIDNGDYVAYTNMDFGSGATSFTARVASNASGGNIEIRLDSITGAVIGTCAVTGTGGWQNWTNTSCSLNGSASGTHTLFLKFTGGTGNLFNVLWYKFGGGLSAFNQIEAEAFSSQSGTQTEASSEGGQNIGFIDNGDYIAFNGVDFGAGATSFQARVASNNASGGNIEVRLDSLNGTLAGTCAVPGTGGWQNWVNTSCSVNNATGVHNLFLKFTGGAGNLFNLNWFKFGNAPPVTGGDVVGKLFAGYQGWFNAVGDGSPNGGWIHWSKNSSAPTANSNVNFELYPDIREYSKLYATNLANFGNGTQAKLFSSYDQETVNKHFEWMQTYNIDGAALQRFGAEESDVPNNWKTNRDSVAVKVKNAAETYNRKFYVMYDITGMNASNWANAVKHDWTTNIVNNMHLTSSTAYAKQNGKIVVCIWGIGFTDRPGTAAEHADLINWFKNQGVYVIGGVPTYWRTGNNDSKPGFQSVYDSLDMLSPWFVGRFGRNGLSDVDAYKTNQWTPDFAYTQQRNITYQPVIWPGSAWSNMTGGPRNENPRLHGDFMWRQAYNMKSLGINTGYIAMFDEYDEGTAIAKIAENSSMIPTNQYFLTLDVDGVAVSSDFYLRLASDINKMFKGEIQPTVNHPTSHQ